In Centroberyx gerrardi isolate f3 chromosome 11, fCenGer3.hap1.cur.20231027, whole genome shotgun sequence, the following are encoded in one genomic region:
- the fam222ba gene encoding protein FAM222B yields the protein MLACLPGPGDLSLQLLPHTQMNTGLQKWDTTQRMRSAQFPTPAELDAYAKKVANNPLTIKIFPNSVKVPQRNHVRRTVNGLDTSGQRYSPYPPSQASAKTGLLAIVKVPMVKGILKDFDGTRARLHPEVIMNPPTGPYQVASTSTLNHHHPPPQGLPRPQQSLPLQPQAPPQTLQMLPQQQGQTQSLRHPPPMAQHPQGLPRPQTLSQHPALGHPQGPPAVMLQQQHLQQQPPPGLQGGRKLPDGDAPPNVTVSTSTIPLSMAAGLHQGRQADLSTIVHQINQFCQARAQGAGATSMCEGQIANPSPISRNLLISACSRVSMHSNPATPGFPPPNCIIGPPEKATAPVGSHPPPSMAAMNHLPAYHADMKQQHHLQQHLHQQQNQQQQMQQHQQQQQHHQQQQQQQQQQQQQQQQQQHNNTQQQKMRSWNHHQLAHLPHVQNGGTHSCKQPSRDPGFPYKGMSYPPEVCVGQPYTLKPPVEKPTPSPPVNNNGMPGPMAHYTNGHYFQSHIWNSSILPTPNSDSSGSQDLAMPFHGAGPGGATTLDCGPPGAPHYRLGTGSSSTSSSAQTNLMQTADYLGGDFQTPYFRDQNLGLMGKMHRPPMSRVGPEVGDGRTALIQHPGYR from the exons CACTGGACTTCAGAAAT GGGACACCACACAAAGGATGAGATCCGCTCAGTTTCCAACCCCTGCAGAATTGGATGCTTATGCTAAGAAGGTTGCCAACAACCCCCTCACCATCAAGATCTTCCCCAACAGCGTCAAGGTCCCCCAGCGAAACCACGTGCGGCGCACCGTGAACGGGCTGGATACGTCAGGCCAGCGCTACAGCCCTTACCCTCCCTCTCAGGCCAGCGCCAAGACAGGCCTCCTCGCCATCGTCAAGGTACCCATGGTCAAAGGCATCCTCAAGGATTTTGACGGCACTCGGGCTCGCTTGCACCCTGAGGTCATCATGAACCCCCCCACCGGACCCTACCAAGTGGCTTCAACCAGCACTTTAAACCACCACCATCCACCTCCCCAGGGCCTCCCCCGGCCCCAGCAGAGCTTGCCCCTCCAACCGCAGGCCCCCCCCCAGACTCTACAGATGCTCCCTCAGCAGCAGGGCCAGACCCAGAGCCTCAGACACCCTCCCCCCATGGCCCAGCACCCTCAGGGCCTGCCCAGACCCCAGACTCTGTCTCAGCACCCAGCCCTGGGCCACCCCCAGGGGCCCCCTGCCGTcatgctccagcagcagcaccttCAGCAGCAGCCGCCTCCCGGCCTGCAGGGGGGCAGGAAGCTGCCAGATGGCGACGCGCCGCCTAACGTTACCGTCTCTACCTCAACCATTCCGCTCTCCATGGCCGCCGGGCTGCACCAGGGCCGCCAGGCCGACCTGAGCACCATCGTGCATCAGATCAACCAGTTCTGCCAAGCTCGGGCCCAGGGCGCCGGAGCCACCTCCATGTGCGAGGGCCAGATCGCCAACCCCAGCCCCATCAGTCGCAACTTGCTCATCAGCGCCTGCTCCAGGGTGTCCATGCACAGCAATCCTGCCACCCCTGGGTTCCCCCCACCCAACTGCATTATCGGCCCCCCAGAGAAAGCCACTGCCCCGGTGGGGTCTCACCCTCCACCCAGCATGGCTGCTATGAACCACTTGCCTGCCTACCACGCTGATATGAAGCAGCAACACCACCTCCAACAGCATCTGCATCAACAGCAGAATCAACAGCAACAAATGCAACAgcatcaacaacagcaacagcatcatcaacaacaacaacaacaacaacaacaacaacaacaacaacaacaacaacaacaacataacaacacacagcagcagaaaatgCGCTCTTGGAATCATCACCAGTTGGCTCACTTACCCCATGTTCAGAACGGTGGGACCCACTCCTGCAAGCAGCCTTCCCGGGACCCCGGCTTCCCTTATAAGGGCATGAGCTACCCcccagaggtgtgtgtgggtcagcCTTACACCCTGAAACCTCCCGTAGAGAAgcccaccccctctccccccgTCAACAACAACGGCATGCCCGGCCCTATGGCCCACTACACCAACGGCCACTACTTCCAGTCCCACATTTGGAACAGCAGCATTCTGCCCACACCCAACAGCGACAGCTCTGGGTCTCAGGACCTAGCCATGCCATTCCATGGTGCGGGCCCAGGGGGGGCCACCACGCTAGACTGTGGGCCCCCTGGGGCGCCCCATTACAGGCTAGGGACgggctcctcctccacctcctcctccgcccagACTAATCTGATGCAAACGGCAGATTACTTGGGTGGGGACTTCCAGACGCCCTACTTCCGAGATCAAAATCTAGGGTTGATGGGCAAGATGCACAGGCCTCCCATGAGCAGGGTAGGTCCAGAGGTCGGGGACGGCAGAACCGCTCTCATCCAGCACCCAGGGTACAGATAA